Below is a window of Candidatus Methanoperedens sp. DNA.
CAGGGATTTTAACCTTCCAAGATATGTGATAGTCCTGTATCCTGCATTCTATCTGGAATCTGCATGGGCAATATCTAATTTATCAGGAAAGAACAGGAAATTGTTCGCAATAATCATTGTTTCTATGGTTCTTCTGTTTGCAGCCCAGTCTGTATATAGTGTTTACAGCCAGAACCCTTATGTTTTCCTTGACCCTGCCACACAAAAAATATACGGGGAAAACCCTTCACTGACCCTGGATGGTTCAGGTGTAATGGAGATCAATTTGAAGTATGTGGATTATGTGAAAGCTGATATCGAACTCATTGGTTTTATCAATACAACCGGATCGACTCCCTTAATATTAAACCGTTTCAATCATTATGGCATTTTCGGGGCTGCCAATAAAGGAATAGACATCGGGTACGGACAGAAGTCCCACAGGGAATATAAAGAACTGGGTGATTTCTACAGGTCACCTTATACAATCTCATATCCTGCTATCCTTGTTATCGAGAATTTCAATATGTTTGATCTTGAAAAGCTATATAATATGTATAATGTAACATTATTGAAACAGATACGGGTAAATGGTGTAGGTGCGGATGTTTATCAGATAGATAAAAATTAGTCTTAGTGTCCAGCCTGAAAAAAATAGAATAGAACGACCCGTATTTCTTAATACATAGTAGAAATAAAGGATATATTATGGAGATATTTAAAATTATTATTCTGGGTATAGCTATCCTGGCAATATTTTCGGGATGTGTGAGCTATACAAAACCAACTATGAAAAACCAATACCAATATACAGATGTCAGTGTTCAGCAGGCAAAAGGGATGATCGACCGCCAGGAAGTATTTATTCTTGATGTAAGGACAGAGGGAGAGTATGCAGCAGGACATATCAAAGGTTCAACATTACTGGCAGTCCAGGATATCCCGGAACAGGAACTTGCAGAAAAGCTAAAAGAACTCCCGAAAGACAGGAAGATTCTCGTTTATTGCAGAAGCGGTAGTCGTAGCGCAAAGGCCAGCGGGGTACTTGCAGAAAATGGATTTACCCAGGTTTACAATATGCAGGGCGGGATCACAGGGTGGCTGAATGCCGGATATGAAGTTGAAAAATAAGCCTTCATAAAGAATGCCTATCTACGAGCATTTAAAACGATTTATCATTTAAAATAGTGATGCGCAAGCGCATAAGTTCAGTTAAAACCGAATAATTTAAGTAGGTGGTCTTCTATGCAGAATCAAATTCAAAACGGAGCTATTATTTTAGATCATAGAGGAATTAAATGACAAGAGCTGAAATTTTATCTGATATCAAACAGGCTGAAGATGAAGCCAAAGGTATGGTAATTCAGGCGCAAGAAGCCAGAAGCCAGAAAGTAAATGAAGCGAGATCAGAGGCCAGAAAGATTCTAAAATCTGCAGAAGAAGAAGCATCTAAATATTATATGACTGAGATTGGAAAAGCTCGGGAAGAAAGCAGGAAAGAAAAAGAAAAGCTCATAAAGAAAGGATATCAGGAAGCAGAAGAAATTAAATTAAAGGCCAAAAAGAATATCCCGAAAGCTGCGAATTTTATTGTAACCGAATTTGAGAGGGCGGCGAATGCTTAAACCCACAAAAATGACAAAGGTCGTTATAGCTGGCACAAAAGACCAGATAGAGCCAACTATTTCAATACTTCATAAGTTGAATGTACTTCATATTACTGATTTCTCAAAAGAAACTGAAGATTTCAAGATCGGCCGTCCATTAAAAACAGCATCTAAATTCTCAGAGCATCTTCTTTCTCTCCGGGCGATTTCCAACCAGCTGGGACTTAAGGAAAGCGAACCCGGGAAATTAACCAAAGTAGAATTATCTTCAGATATTGATGAAAAGATCACAAATCTCCAGAAAGAGGTTTCGTCCCGTTTTGATGAATTAAGGAATATTGAGTCAAGGCTGAAAGAAAAAGAAGACCTGTTATCTTCGGTTAAACCTTTCTTTGGACTGCCTTTATCTCTGGAATCTTATACCGGATATGAAACTTTAAAAGTGTATACAGGTTACATAGATATTGACCTTGAATCCAGGGTTAAAAAAATTACCAGTAATTTTGAATTATTCTCAGGGGAATATGAAAAGAGAAAAATTTTTGTCCTTTTTATTCCGAAAGCATTTGAAACAGAGGTCCAAAAACTCCTTCAGGAAGAAAGAACCTATGTTGAAATAAAGGTTCCCCAGTTAAAAGGCAATCCACCAGTGATAGTGGATGAACTCACAAAAGAGATAACCGGCCTTAAAGAGAAATATTCTTTAATAAAAACAGAACTTGATAAATTAAAAGAAGAATATTCCGAATTCATAATTGCTACCGATGAACATCTTTCAATTGAAACTCAGAAATCGGAGGCACCTTTAAAGTTTGCCACGAGTCCGAATGCTTTTATCATAGATGGCTGGGTCCCATCGAATAAATTTGATGAAATAGAAGCTGAATTGCATAAAAACACAGGCGGAAAAGTATATTTAACCAAGATCGTGGAAGATGTGAACGAAAAGGAAGTTCCGATAGAGCTTGAAAATCCAACGGTTGCAAAACCTTTTGAACTTCTGATCAATACTTTTTCAACCCCAAGATATGGAGAGATAGACCCATCATTATTCCTATTCGTTACATATCCATTGTTTTATGCGCTCATGCTGGGGGATGTGGGATATGGTATAATCGTAACAGCACTGGGTTTAGGCTTAATGCGGAAATTTAAATCCGGAGGACTCAATGCAATAGCATTGATATTATTAATTGCAGGAGTACTCTCGACAATTTTTGGTGTGATTTACGGAGAATTTTTTGGGTTTCCCATATTCGATATAGAATCCAATGGACAGTTCGAACCGGGAATATTGGGTGCGGGTCCTTCAATAGCAGGGATACATTTGCCTGTACATCGTTTAGGAGAAGTAAAACCATTGCTTATATTGTGTTTTGCCATAGGTATATTCCATGTTCTTCTTGGATATGCCATCGGATTCAGGAATCAGGTCATAGAGCATGGTCTAAAGCATGCGATCTATGCAAAGGGAAGCTGGATGATGATATTAATTGGTGGAGTTACAATAATAGCAAAGGTAATGCCGGCAATGATGTCAAAATCGCCAATCCAAACAGGTGATACGATACTGGTTACAGGAACGGTAGTAGCGATCATCGGATTGATTCTTTTGATTAAGGGTGAAGGTTTTATTTCAATACTTGAATTACCCACACTTCTGAGTAATATATTATCATACTCAAGGATACTGGCAATAGGACTTTCTTCTGCAGGAATAGCACTTGCAGTAAATAAAATTGCAATGAATCTCTTCATAGAGCCGGGTGGGATTTTAATGGGTAAGGGAATATTAGTAGCCCTGGCGGGTGTAGTAGTTTTGTTCATTGGGCATGTAATAAACCTATTATTGGGAATACTTGGCCCGGGACTTCATTCATTGAGACTTCAGTATGTGGAATTTTTTACTAAATTTTATGAAGGGGGCGGTGTAAAATACCTTCCCTTTGGTCATAAACGAAAATTTACGGAGGAATAAAAAATATGGTAGTAGATGCTGGAATGATAGCAGTTGGAGCAGGAATAGCAGTAGGACTTTGCGGAATTGGAGCCGGTATGGGTGAACAGGCCATCGGAGCCGCAGCAGTAGGCGCAATGGCAGAAGATGAAAAATTCTTCGGTAAAGGACTTTTAATGACAGTTATTCCCGAATCCATAGCAATTTTCGGACTTGTAGTCGCTTTGATCTTGTTGTTCGTTTTCAACACTGCTTAGAAAGTGAAAATATATGGGACTTGATGCGATAGTTGAAGAAATAAAGGCCAAGGGCAAAAATGAGGCAGATAGGATAAGCGGTGAAACCTATCAGGAAGTTTCTAAGATTATTGCAGATGCCCGGGCCAGCGCAGATAAAATAAAAGCTGCCAAACAGGAAGCTGTGAAAAAAGAAATTGAGAGAATAAAGCAGCAGGAACTGTCAAGCGCCAATCTTGAGGTCAAAAAAGCAAAACTCAATGCCCGCAAGGAAATCCTTGATGAGGTCTATAAGGAAACCAGGGAACTGATCTTGAACCTGCCGGCTGAGAAGAACCAGAAGATCCTGAAATCGATCATCGAAAAAAACCAGTCAGGAAACAGTAAAATATACTCAAGAAGTAAAGACAAATCAACAGTTTCCAAAATGACAAAGCTGGAATTTGCAGGCGAGATTGACTGTATCGGTGGCGTTGTTATGGAGAACGCTGATGGAAGCGTAGTTCTGGATTTCAAGTATGATATGATCCTGAAAAATGTCAGTGAACAATCCTTAAAACAAGTTTCCGATATCTTATTCGGGTGAAAAAAGGAATGGTAAAATCACAAGCTGTCGAATATGCGTATATTGTGGCCAGGGTTCGGGCTATGAGAGGTAAACTTATCCCGAAGGAGATGTATCCCAAATTCCTTAACATGGATATACCTGAGATCACACGGTTCATCGGGGAATCTGAATATAAGGATGAGGTTGATGAACTTGGAAAGAAGTACAGGGGTACTGACCTTTTTGAACATGCATTGAACCAGAACCTGGCTTTGACTTACCGCAAATTGATCGAAGTATCCCAGAATGAAGCAAACTATATAATAACGGAATATCTTCGTTATTGGGACGTATGGAATATAAAAACCATACTGCGCGGGAAATTCTCAGGAGCAAGCGAAGAGGAAATCCTTGAAGATGTGGTCTCTGCGGGCCAGTTAAGATACAGGGATCTATTGGAGCTAATCAAGATCGGAAGTGTAGAAGGGGTTATTGCAGCTTTATCAAAAACACCCTATTATCCTGCACTTTCCGGTTATAAAGGAGTTCTGGCCGATATCGAGAACAATCTGGATAAACTATATTATGCTAACCTTATAAAAGCAGGCGAGAGTTCGCAAGACCACTTTTTCCTGAAGTTCCTGAGGACAGAAATAGATTTGAAAAACTTAAAGACACTCTTCAGGATGAAAAGTGCGGGAATGGAACGCGAGGAAATCCTCAAACTCTTGATTCCAGGAGGTATTGAACTTAAAGAAGCACAGCTTGGGAGGCTTGCAGCGCTATCTTTTCCTGAATTTGTGAGGGCTCTTGAAGAATATTCCTACTGGAAAGCAATAGCAGACATAAGTAATGATCTGGCTTCCCTGATCAATATTGAAACCCGGCTTGATAAATATGGTCTTATCTATGTTACCAGGATATCATATTATTATCCGCTTTCAATCCTTCCGGTTCTTGATTATATAGTGAGCAAGAAACTCGAAGTTGATAATCTGCGAATCATTGTACGAGGAAAAGAAACAAAACTCCCTGAGGAAATAATAAAAGCCCACCTGGTGATGTAGATGGAAATAGCAGTCGTTGGAAATAGTGATTTCGTTATTGGATTTCGGCTTGCAGGCATCAAGAAAATTTTCGATGCAACGTCAAGTGATATAGAATCAAAGATCCAGAGTGTATTGAATGATAAAACCGTGGCTATTCTTGTTGTCCATGATGATGACCTGAAAATGTTACCCACACATATGCAACAAACACTTGATGACTCAGTTGAGCCAACAGTGATAGCCATCGGCGGAAAGGGTGAGAGTACAAACCTCAGGGATAAGATAAAACAAGCGGTGGGTGTAGATCTCTGGAAATAATACTAATTAAAATTAAAATAGCAGGTGTCACAGATGAAAAATAAAGGTGAAATTTATAGGATATCAGGACCTGTCGTTATTATCACCGGCTTAACTACCAAGATGTATGATGTGGTAAAAGTCGGGAATGAAGGCCTGATGGGTGAGGTAATAGGTATTGAAGGAGACAAATCCACGGTACAGGTTTATGAAGAAACATCGGGAGTAAGACCCGGCGAACCTGTAGAAAATACCGGCATGTCCCTGTCTGTCGAACTCGGACCCGGACTTCTTGAGAGCATATACGATGGTATCCAGCGCCCTCTTCCTGTATTAAAGGACAAGATGGGCGACTTTATTAAACGTGGTGTTTCTGCGAACGGCCTATCTCGCGAGAAAGAATGGGATTTTGTCCCTACTGTTAAAAAAGGCGATAAAATTAACGGCGGGGATATAATAGGAACAGTCCGGGAGACATTGAATATCGAGCACAGGATTCTTGTCCCGCCCACAGTTTCAGGAACCATAAGTGAAATAAAGAAAGGAAAATTCAAAGTTGATGAAGTGATCTGTACCCTTGAAGACGGCAAGGAACTCACAATGATGCAGAAATGGCCTGTAAGGAAGCCAAGGCCGGTAAGCAAAAAAATGACACCGGGCACACCATTGATCACAGGCCAGCGAATCCTTGATGGTCTCTTCCCTGTTGCAAAAGGCGGGACAGCAGCAATCCCCGGTCCATTCGGAAGCGGAAAAACAGTTACGCAGCAGCAGCTTGCAAAATGGAGCGATACAGAGATAGTGGTATATATCGGGTGCGGCGAACGCGGCAATGAAATGGCGGACGTTCTATATGAATTCCCTGAGATCAAAGATCCGAAAACAGGCCGGCCTTTAATGGAGCGGACTGTTCTTATCGCAAATACATCCAATATGCCAGTGGCAGCAAGGGAAGCTTCGGTTTATACAGGAATTACTATTGCCGAGTATTACAGGGACATGGGATATGATGTATCCCTGATGGCAGATTCAACATCACGCTGGGCAGAAGCAATGAGAGAAATATCCTCACGTCTTGAAGAAATGCCGGGTGAAGAAGGATATCCCGCTTATCTTGCAGCAAGGCTATCAGAATTCTACGAGAGGGCAGGAAAAGTAAAAGCACTTTCCGGAAAAGAAGGCTCAATTACAGTCATCGGGGCAGTTTCCCCTCCCGGTGGTGACTTCTCAGAACCGATTACGCAGAATACACTTCGTATCGTCAAAGTATTCTGGGCTCTTGATGCCAAGCTTGCCCAGAGGAGGCATTTCCCCTCAATTAACTGGCTTAACAGTTATTCATTATATACCAAAGCTCTTGGGCCATGGTATGATGAAAAAGTTTCTCCTGACTGGGTAAAAATCAGGAATGACGCAATGGAACTTCTCCAGAAAGAATCGGAACTCCAGGAAATTGTCCAGTTGGTGGGTTCAGATGCGCTTCCCGAAGACCAGCAATTGACCCTTGAGGTTGCAAGAATGATCCGTGAATATTTCCTGCAGCAGAATGCCTATCATGAAGTTGATACGTTCTGCCCCATGGATAAGCAATTCAAACTATTGAAATCTATCATGTCATGGGGCGATAAAGCCCATAATGCCCTGGATAGCGGTGCGCCTATTGAAGATATAATCAAATTAAAATCAAAAGACGACCTTGCCAAAGTCAAATATGAGAAAGAATTCGACAAAGCGCTTGGTGTGATCCAGAAAACCATGGAAGATGAGTTTGCAAAACTAAGAGGTAAGTAACATGACAAAAGAATACAAGACAATCAACCAGATCGCAGGCCCGCTTATCTTTGTGGAAAAGACAGAACCGGTTGGTTACAATGAACTGGTCAATATCAATCTTCCGGACGGGACCACCAAAAGAGGACAGGTACTGGATACTTCAGATGATATCGTTGTAGTACAGGTTTTTGAAGGAACAGGCGGCCTTAACAGGGACTGCGGTGTCAGGTTTACAGGCGAAACGATCAAACTGCCGGTTTCAAAAGACCTTCTTGGAAGGATCTTATCAGGAGCTGGCGAGCCCTTAGACGGCGGGCCGCGCATCGTTCCTGAGGACAGGCTTGAAATAACAGGCGCTGCTATCAATCCTTACGCAAGACTTCCGCCCAAGGATTTCATCCAGACAGGCATATCCACCATCGATGGAATGAATACGCTTGTCCGGGGACAGAAACTTCCGATCTTCTCAGGTTCCGGTCTTCCTCACAATGAGATAGCACTTCAGATCGCCCGGCAGGCCAGGGTGAGGGGCTCAAATGAACCATTCGCAGTAGTATTTGCTGCAATGGGTATTACCAATGAGGAAGCCCAGTACTTCATGGCTGACTTTGAGCGGACGGGTGCACTGGAGCGCGCAGTGGTTTTCCTGAATCTTGCGGATGACCCGGCTGTTGAACGTCTCATCACGCCAAGACTTGCGCTTACTGCGGCTGAGTATCTTGCATACGAACACGATATGCATGTACTCGTTATCCTTACGGATATCACAAATTATTGCGAAGCGCTGCGCCAGATGGGTGCAGCAAGAGAAGAAGTGCCGGGAAGAAGAGGTTATCCGGGTTACATGTACACTGACCTTGCATCACTATATGAACGCGCAGGCGTAGTAAAAGGAAGAAAAGGATCAGTTACCCAGTTCTCTATTTTATCCATGCCTGGTGACGATATTACGCATCCGATTCCGGATCTTTCAGGATATATCACCGAAGGCCAGATAGTCATTTCAAGGGAACTCCACAGGAAAGGAATATATCCTCCAGTAAATGTACTGCCATCATTATCAAGACTGATGAACTCCGGAATTGGCGCAACAAGAACAAGGGAAGACCATAAAGCTGTGTCTGACCAGTGTTATGCGGCATATGCAGAAGGCAAGGACTTAAGAGGCTTGGTTGCTATCGTGGGCAAGGATGCCCTTTCTGATCGAGATAAGAAATTCCTTGAATTTGCGGATATGTTCGAAGACAGGTTCGTGCGCCAGGGCGTTGATGAGAACAGGGATATAGAGACAACTCTGGGCATAGGCTGGGAGCTGCTTGCAGAACTACCTGAAGCACAGCTCACAAGAATAGATAACAAGTATATCCAGAAATACCATCCGGCCCATAAGGCAAAGGAAGGAAAGCAAGAGTAGTATGGCGATAAAGGACAATATAAAACCAACACGTTCGGAGCTTATCGAACTGAAGAAGAAGATCAAGCTCAGCCAGGGCGGTCATAAGCTTCTTAAGATGAAGCGGGACGGCCTGATCCTTGAACTTTTCGAGATACTTGAGAAAGCAAAGGACATCAGAAGCGAAGTTGAGAAGCAGTTTGCCCTTGCAACACAAAAGCTATCCATCGCCAAATCGGTCGATGGCGTAGTGGTTGTGAAATCCACTGCTTTTGCCCTTAAGGATAACCCCAAACTTGAACTTGAAAGTAAGAACGTGATGGGAGTAGTAGTCCCGAAAATCGAAGCTTCAAGCGTGCATAAGAACCTTTCCGAGCATGGTTACGGTATTATCGGCACAAGCTCCCGTATTGATGAAGCAGTTGATTCCTATGAGATCCTTGTTGAGAAGATAATCCAGGCAGCTGAGATCGAGACAACAATGAAGAAACTGCTTGAGGATATCGAAAAAACCAAACGCAGGGTAAATGCTCTTGAGTTCAAGGTTATCCCGGAGCTTGGTGAAGCCAGGGATTTCATTGTGCTGAGGCTTGAAGAGATGGAACGTGAGAATACGTTCAGGCTGAAGAGGATTAAAGGGTAGTATTCTTACTTAACAGATTATCTGATTGAGACTTTCAGGTTTTTCCACATTGTCTTAAGGGCTTCAGACCTCCTCATCACTGGGGACGCATGC
It encodes the following:
- a CDS encoding V-type ATP synthase subunit E, translating into MGLDAIVEEIKAKGKNEADRISGETYQEVSKIIADARASADKIKAAKQEAVKKEIERIKQQELSSANLEVKKAKLNARKEILDEVYKETRELILNLPAEKNQKILKSIIEKNQSGNSKIYSRSKDKSTVSKMTKLEFAGEIDCIGGVVMENADGSVVLDFKYDMILKNVSEQSLKQVSDILFG
- a CDS encoding rhodanese-like domain-containing protein encodes the protein MEIFKIIILGIAILAIFSGCVSYTKPTMKNQYQYTDVSVQQAKGMIDRQEVFILDVRTEGEYAAGHIKGSTLLAVQDIPEQELAEKLKELPKDRKILVYCRSGSRSAKASGVLAENGFTQVYNMQGGITGWLNAGYEVEK
- a CDS encoding V-type ATP synthase subunit D — protein: MAIKDNIKPTRSELIELKKKIKLSQGGHKLLKMKRDGLILELFEILEKAKDIRSEVEKQFALATQKLSIAKSVDGVVVVKSTAFALKDNPKLELESKNVMGVVVPKIEASSVHKNLSEHGYGIIGTSSRIDEAVDSYEILVEKIIQAAEIETTMKKLLEDIEKTKRRVNALEFKVIPELGEARDFIVLRLEEMERENTFRLKRIKG
- the ahaH gene encoding ATP synthase archaeal subunit H, with the protein product MTRAEILSDIKQAEDEAKGMVIQAQEARSQKVNEARSEARKILKSAEEEASKYYMTEIGKAREESRKEKEKLIKKGYQEAEEIKLKAKKNIPKAANFIVTEFERAANA
- a CDS encoding ATP synthase subunit B, whose translation is MTKEYKTINQIAGPLIFVEKTEPVGYNELVNINLPDGTTKRGQVLDTSDDIVVVQVFEGTGGLNRDCGVRFTGETIKLPVSKDLLGRILSGAGEPLDGGPRIVPEDRLEITGAAINPYARLPPKDFIQTGISTIDGMNTLVRGQKLPIFSGSGLPHNEIALQIARQARVRGSNEPFAVVFAAMGITNEEAQYFMADFERTGALERAVVFLNLADDPAVERLITPRLALTAAEYLAYEHDMHVLVILTDITNYCEALRQMGAAREEVPGRRGYPGYMYTDLASLYERAGVVKGRKGSVTQFSILSMPGDDITHPIPDLSGYITEGQIVISRELHRKGIYPPVNVLPSLSRLMNSGIGATRTREDHKAVSDQCYAAYAEGKDLRGLVAIVGKDALSDRDKKFLEFADMFEDRFVRQGVDENRDIETTLGIGWELLAELPEAQLTRIDNKYIQKYHPAHKAKEGKQE
- a CDS encoding V-type ATP synthase subunit F, whose product is MEIAVVGNSDFVIGFRLAGIKKIFDATSSDIESKIQSVLNDKTVAILVVHDDDLKMLPTHMQQTLDDSVEPTVIAIGGKGESTNLRDKIKQAVGVDLWK
- a CDS encoding ATP synthase subunit A; its protein translation is MKNKGEIYRISGPVVIITGLTTKMYDVVKVGNEGLMGEVIGIEGDKSTVQVYEETSGVRPGEPVENTGMSLSVELGPGLLESIYDGIQRPLPVLKDKMGDFIKRGVSANGLSREKEWDFVPTVKKGDKINGGDIIGTVRETLNIEHRILVPPTVSGTISEIKKGKFKVDEVICTLEDGKELTMMQKWPVRKPRPVSKKMTPGTPLITGQRILDGLFPVAKGGTAAIPGPFGSGKTVTQQQLAKWSDTEIVVYIGCGERGNEMADVLYEFPEIKDPKTGRPLMERTVLIANTSNMPVAAREASVYTGITIAEYYRDMGYDVSLMADSTSRWAEAMREISSRLEEMPGEEGYPAYLAARLSEFYERAGKVKALSGKEGSITVIGAVSPPGGDFSEPITQNTLRIVKVFWALDAKLAQRRHFPSINWLNSYSLYTKALGPWYDEKVSPDWVKIRNDAMELLQKESELQEIVQLVGSDALPEDQQLTLEVARMIREYFLQQNAYHEVDTFCPMDKQFKLLKSIMSWGDKAHNALDSGAPIEDIIKLKSKDDLAKVKYEKEFDKALGVIQKTMEDEFAKLRGK
- the ahaC gene encoding ATP synthase A1 subunit C; translated protein: MVKSQAVEYAYIVARVRAMRGKLIPKEMYPKFLNMDIPEITRFIGESEYKDEVDELGKKYRGTDLFEHALNQNLALTYRKLIEVSQNEANYIITEYLRYWDVWNIKTILRGKFSGASEEEILEDVVSAGQLRYRDLLELIKIGSVEGVIAALSKTPYYPALSGYKGVLADIENNLDKLYYANLIKAGESSQDHFFLKFLRTEIDLKNLKTLFRMKSAGMEREEILKLLIPGGIELKEAQLGRLAALSFPEFVRALEEYSYWKAIADISNDLASLINIETRLDKYGLIYVTRISYYYPLSILPVLDYIVSKKLEVDNLRIIVRGKETKLPEEIIKAHLVM
- a CDS encoding ATPase, yielding MVVDAGMIAVGAGIAVGLCGIGAGMGEQAIGAAAVGAMAEDEKFFGKGLLMTVIPESIAIFGLVVALILLFVFNTA
- a CDS encoding V-type ATP synthase subunit I — its product is MLKPTKMTKVVIAGTKDQIEPTISILHKLNVLHITDFSKETEDFKIGRPLKTASKFSEHLLSLRAISNQLGLKESEPGKLTKVELSSDIDEKITNLQKEVSSRFDELRNIESRLKEKEDLLSSVKPFFGLPLSLESYTGYETLKVYTGYIDIDLESRVKKITSNFELFSGEYEKRKIFVLFIPKAFETEVQKLLQEERTYVEIKVPQLKGNPPVIVDELTKEITGLKEKYSLIKTELDKLKEEYSEFIIATDEHLSIETQKSEAPLKFATSPNAFIIDGWVPSNKFDEIEAELHKNTGGKVYLTKIVEDVNEKEVPIELENPTVAKPFELLINTFSTPRYGEIDPSLFLFVTYPLFYALMLGDVGYGIIVTALGLGLMRKFKSGGLNAIALILLIAGVLSTIFGVIYGEFFGFPIFDIESNGQFEPGILGAGPSIAGIHLPVHRLGEVKPLLILCFAIGIFHVLLGYAIGFRNQVIEHGLKHAIYAKGSWMMILIGGVTIIAKVMPAMMSKSPIQTGDTILVTGTVVAIIGLILLIKGEGFISILELPTLLSNILSYSRILAIGLSSAGIALAVNKIAMNLFIEPGGILMGKGILVALAGVVVLFIGHVINLLLGILGPGLHSLRLQYVEFFTKFYEGGGVKYLPFGHKRKFTEE